One Luteolibacter flavescens DNA window includes the following coding sequences:
- a CDS encoding ParB/RepB/Spo0J family partition protein: protein MSKPALGKGLGALIRKQPGAPSQDAAPGADGLGRAKEVPIDKVVPSPLQPRTTFIETPLDELVESIRQHGIIQPLIVRPVNGTYELIAGERRWRASKKLGLTTVPVIEREASDRDVLEMALIENLQREDLNAIEEAAGYVRLAKEFSMKQEEIAVRVGKSRASVANAMRLLDLHPDVQLLVGQGRLSVGHGKAILSIKDKDAQLLASDQILKKGLNVRAAEKLAQTFDPAAVSDDGKAKGAASTPAAPDAHFRALQNKLRDRFATHVAIHHGAKKGKIELEYYGDDDLQRLLDLLGIDDL, encoded by the coding sequence ATGTCGAAACCGGCTCTCGGAAAAGGCCTCGGTGCCCTGATTCGCAAACAACCCGGCGCTCCCTCCCAGGACGCCGCTCCCGGAGCCGATGGTCTCGGCCGCGCCAAGGAGGTGCCGATCGACAAGGTCGTCCCCAGTCCGCTGCAGCCGCGCACGACATTCATCGAGACGCCGCTGGACGAGCTGGTCGAGTCGATCCGCCAGCACGGCATCATCCAGCCGCTCATCGTCCGCCCGGTGAATGGCACCTACGAGCTCATCGCGGGCGAGCGCCGCTGGCGTGCCTCGAAGAAGCTCGGCCTGACCACCGTGCCGGTCATCGAGCGCGAGGCATCCGACCGCGACGTGCTGGAGATGGCCCTCATCGAGAACCTCCAGCGCGAGGATCTCAATGCCATCGAAGAAGCAGCCGGCTACGTGCGCCTCGCGAAGGAATTCTCCATGAAGCAGGAAGAGATCGCCGTGCGCGTCGGCAAGTCCCGCGCGAGCGTGGCGAATGCGATGCGCCTGCTCGACCTGCACCCGGACGTGCAGCTCCTGGTAGGCCAGGGCCGCCTCAGCGTGGGCCACGGCAAGGCGATCCTCTCCATCAAGGACAAGGACGCCCAGCTCCTCGCCTCCGACCAGATTCTCAAGAAGGGCCTGAATGTCCGGGCTGCTGAAAAGCTCGCACAGACCTTTGACCCCGCCGCCGTGAGCGATGACGGCAAGGCGAAGGGAGCGGCCTCCACCCCGGCTGCACCGGACGCCCATTTCCGCGCGCTCCAGAACAAGCTGCGTGACCGTTTCGCCACCCACGTGGCCATCCACCACGGCGCGAAGAAGGGCAAGATCGAACTGGAATACTACGGGGACGACGATCTCCAGCGCTTGCTCGACCTGCTGGGCATCGACGATCTCTGA
- a CDS encoding M28 family metallopeptidase, translating into MKRFPLILLLLILAGAATMYLCGKPKPPAEPTRLTYQAIPDKFAAEFSGENAFKHVKAIVDLGPRPPASEGYEKTLQYLEKDFAANGWTTVRQKFTRSTPKGPIDFTNLLARHKSGEADWAKSTPVIIGGHLDSKKMDFEFVGANDGGSSTGVILEMARVLSADPASAAKVEFVLFDGEEALLHTITPTDGLYGSKHYAREMTKRHNWPAFGIVLDLVGDDDREFLYNPETPASFAVAVEAAARESGMTKLRRSPSAILDDHVPLQEAGLPCLHIIGDFMNMPYWHEPGDTMEVIDADALKKTGRTTLRFLAAVAQ; encoded by the coding sequence GTGAAACGCTTCCCGCTGATTCTCCTGCTGCTCATCCTCGCCGGGGCGGCCACGATGTATCTCTGTGGCAAGCCGAAGCCACCGGCGGAGCCGACACGCCTGACCTACCAGGCCATCCCGGACAAATTTGCAGCGGAGTTTTCCGGTGAGAATGCCTTCAAGCACGTGAAGGCGATCGTCGATCTCGGCCCGCGTCCGCCCGCCAGCGAGGGCTACGAGAAGACGCTGCAGTATCTCGAAAAGGATTTCGCGGCGAACGGCTGGACCACCGTGCGGCAGAAATTCACGCGCAGCACGCCGAAGGGCCCGATCGACTTCACGAACCTGCTCGCACGTCACAAGTCGGGCGAGGCGGACTGGGCGAAATCGACGCCGGTCATCATCGGTGGCCACCTCGACAGCAAGAAGATGGACTTCGAATTCGTCGGCGCGAACGATGGCGGCTCCTCGACCGGCGTGATCCTGGAAATGGCACGCGTGCTTTCCGCGGATCCCGCTTCGGCAGCGAAGGTGGAATTCGTTCTCTTCGACGGTGAAGAGGCACTGCTCCACACCATCACCCCGACTGACGGGCTCTACGGCAGCAAGCACTACGCGCGCGAGATGACGAAGCGCCACAACTGGCCGGCATTCGGCATCGTGCTCGATCTCGTGGGCGATGACGACCGCGAGTTCCTCTACAATCCGGAGACCCCGGCGAGCTTCGCCGTGGCCGTGGAAGCCGCAGCCCGCGAATCCGGCATGACCAAGCTCCGCCGCTCGCCATCCGCCATCCTCGACGATCACGTCCCGCTCCAGGAAGCAGGCCTCCCCTGCCTTCACATCATCGGCGACTTCATGAACATGCCCTACTGGCACGAGCCCGGCGACACGATGGAAGTCATCGACGCGGATGCACTGAAGAAGACGGGAAGAACGACGCTGAGGTTCCTCGCGGCGGTGGCCCAGTGA
- the ybeY gene encoding rRNA maturation RNase YbeY yields MPVELIVGNNQQRTEIPEAWLTALEKGGALAAKEIRSSHLATDDAPILEHDCVEVALVDDETSARVHEQFMGIEGETDVITFHHGEIVIGVEVAFRQAAENGEPPLRELFRYIVHGLLHLAGHEDEEPADRQRMEAAQEPLVAKLWPVVGEGI; encoded by the coding sequence ATGCCCGTGGAACTCATCGTCGGAAACAACCAGCAGCGCACCGAGATCCCGGAGGCGTGGCTGACCGCGCTGGAAAAAGGCGGGGCACTCGCCGCGAAGGAAATCCGATCCAGCCATCTCGCCACCGACGATGCCCCAATTCTGGAGCACGACTGCGTGGAGGTGGCCCTGGTGGACGACGAGACGAGCGCGCGGGTCCACGAGCAATTCATGGGCATTGAGGGCGAGACGGATGTCATCACCTTCCACCACGGGGAGATCGTCATCGGCGTGGAAGTAGCCTTTCGCCAAGCCGCGGAAAATGGCGAGCCCCCCTTGCGCGAGCTCTTCCGCTACATCGTTCATGGCCTGCTGCACCTAGCCGGTCATGAGGATGAGGAGCCCGCCGACCGCCAGCGCATGGAGGCCGCGCAAGAGCCGCTTGTCGCAAAGCTTTGGCCGGTGGTAGGGGAGGGGATTTGA
- a CDS encoding HD family phosphohydrolase, producing the protein MGFIDAFKRWRLARRGLSSGRKRRIHAENLVALTLDRSVWVRLSLFAMFIVVVAVTVFGAASDTNFADDALRGALFGAVIALTAVVVLHTNHEVAAGRNGRIILILGGLAGYLLLVRGISLLVDKSEMPGQMKFLLIPFALIPMIHAVLLGKGIGTFSTVYAALLGALVMPKEDALIFLAVSMVCGLVAVQASYRVRKRVQLLRAGVYAGLASLLLCILFERIDLMPGMADQLEGFKQALWSSLAALGMGILIALLVSGLLPVLEGAFQLTTDISWLELSDLNHKLLRRLQLEAPGTFHHSLVVASLAEAAAESVGANAAMCRVSAYYHDIGKLSKPEYFIENQGDGVENPHNSLTPTMSALIIIAHVKDGVDLAVKHKLNPKVIDIIQEHHGDSLVSYFHRRAQEQKKAELEKVEKGLENPEDLPKIDEKNFRYPGPRPRTRESGIVSLADIVESASRSLKKPTPAKIRTMVEDLVNGRVCDGQLNECALSMRDLAKVKDSFCATLRSMLHTRIDYPKDDERSTLGRKSDLEKRQGGGSKTQPMKPATPPATSPSTSPSPSPSDQPQQRAAS; encoded by the coding sequence GTGGGATTCATCGATGCCTTCAAACGCTGGCGCCTCGCGCGCCGCGGACTTTCGTCCGGCCGCAAGCGCCGGATTCATGCGGAGAATTTGGTGGCGCTCACCCTCGACCGTAGCGTCTGGGTGCGGCTGTCGCTCTTCGCGATGTTCATTGTCGTCGTCGCCGTGACCGTCTTCGGCGCGGCTTCCGACACGAATTTCGCCGACGATGCGCTGCGGGGTGCCTTGTTCGGCGCGGTGATCGCGCTGACAGCCGTCGTCGTCCTGCACACGAACCACGAGGTCGCTGCCGGGCGGAATGGCCGCATCATCCTCATCCTGGGCGGCCTCGCCGGGTATCTGCTCCTCGTCCGCGGCATCTCGCTGCTGGTGGACAAGAGCGAGATGCCGGGGCAGATGAAATTCCTGCTCATCCCTTTCGCCCTCATCCCCATGATTCATGCAGTCTTGCTGGGGAAGGGGATCGGCACGTTTTCCACCGTCTATGCCGCCCTGTTGGGCGCGCTGGTGATGCCAAAGGAGGACGCCCTCATCTTCCTGGCCGTCAGCATGGTCTGCGGGCTCGTGGCGGTGCAGGCGTCCTACCGCGTGAGAAAGCGCGTGCAGCTCCTGCGGGCGGGGGTCTATGCAGGCCTCGCCTCGCTGCTGCTGTGCATCCTTTTCGAGCGGATCGACCTGATGCCCGGGATGGCCGACCAGCTCGAGGGGTTCAAGCAGGCATTGTGGAGCTCGCTCGCCGCGCTGGGCATGGGCATCCTGATCGCCCTGCTGGTCAGCGGCCTGCTGCCGGTGCTGGAGGGGGCCTTCCAGCTCACCACGGATATTTCCTGGCTGGAGCTGAGCGACCTTAATCACAAGCTGCTGCGCCGCCTCCAGCTTGAGGCGCCGGGCACCTTTCACCATAGCCTGGTGGTCGCTTCGCTCGCCGAGGCCGCCGCGGAGAGCGTGGGGGCAAATGCCGCGATGTGCCGCGTCTCCGCCTACTACCACGACATCGGAAAGCTCAGCAAACCGGAGTATTTCATCGAGAATCAGGGCGACGGCGTGGAGAATCCCCACAATTCCCTGACGCCCACGATGAGCGCGCTCATCATCATCGCCCACGTGAAGGACGGGGTGGACCTCGCGGTGAAGCACAAGCTCAACCCGAAGGTCATCGACATCATCCAGGAGCACCACGGGGACTCGCTGGTCAGCTACTTCCACCGCCGCGCGCAGGAGCAGAAGAAGGCCGAGTTGGAGAAGGTGGAGAAGGGCCTCGAAAACCCGGAAGACCTGCCGAAGATCGACGAGAAGAACTTCCGCTATCCCGGCCCGCGCCCGCGCACCCGCGAGAGCGGCATCGTATCGCTCGCGGACATCGTGGAGAGCGCGTCCCGCTCGCTGAAAAAGCCCACGCCCGCGAAGATCCGCACCATGGTCGAGGATCTGGTGAACGGCCGCGTCTGCGACGGGCAGCTCAATGAATGCGCCCTATCCATGCGTGATCTGGCGAAGGTGAAGGACAGCTTTTGCGCCACGCTGCGGAGCATGCTTCACACGCGGATCGACTACCCGAAGGATGACGAGCGGAGCACGCTCGGTCGCAAGTCCGATCTGGAAAAGCGACAGGGTGGCGGCTCAAAGACCCAGCCGATGAAACCGGCGACACCTCCGGCCACGAGTCCATCCACTTCCCCGTCTCCATCGCCCTCCGACCAGCCGCAACAACGCGCCGCCTCCTGA
- a CDS encoding PhoH family protein, producing MSVPETEMKLEYETAAFLNSLFANDTRELRYLEEKLGVRAVTRDGWIIFSGAEEAVKRAAAAFSDLEEARRHGSEIAGRDFRLAVDLAAQGGGSVSELSGIRLLGLRGRKPVVPKTPRQFDYLKAIDKNDVVFGLGPAGTGKTYLAMAMGLSMLKAKRVHRVVLTRPAVEAGEALGFLPGDLREKVAPYLRPLYDAIHDMIGHEEGERYLADGTIEIAPLAFMRGRTLARSFVILDEAQNTTREQMFMALTRLGEESRMVVTGDGSQIDLKPHVPSGLFEAERALAGVEGIDFVRFTGADVVRHPVVGRIIEAYDAHRSSVS from the coding sequence ATGAGTGTTCCGGAGACGGAGATGAAGCTGGAGTATGAGACCGCGGCGTTCCTGAATTCGCTCTTTGCGAATGACACCCGCGAGCTGCGCTATCTGGAAGAGAAACTGGGCGTGCGCGCGGTGACGCGGGACGGGTGGATCATCTTCTCGGGCGCGGAGGAGGCGGTGAAGCGTGCTGCTGCGGCGTTTTCCGATCTGGAGGAGGCGCGCCGCCATGGGTCCGAGATCGCGGGTCGGGATTTCCGGCTGGCGGTGGATCTGGCGGCACAGGGCGGTGGCTCGGTTTCGGAGCTGTCCGGCATCCGCCTGCTCGGCCTGCGCGGTCGCAAGCCGGTGGTGCCGAAGACCCCGCGGCAATTCGACTACCTGAAGGCGATCGACAAGAATGACGTCGTCTTCGGCCTCGGCCCGGCGGGCACCGGCAAGACCTACCTCGCGATGGCCATGGGCCTGTCCATGCTGAAGGCAAAGCGCGTTCACCGCGTGGTGCTCACCCGCCCGGCAGTCGAGGCTGGGGAGGCACTCGGCTTCCTGCCCGGCGATCTCCGGGAGAAGGTCGCGCCCTACCTGCGCCCGCTCTACGACGCGATCCACGACATGATCGGCCACGAGGAAGGCGAGCGCTACCTCGCGGACGGCACCATCGAGATCGCGCCGCTCGCCTTCATGCGCGGGCGCACGCTGGCCCGCTCCTTTGTCATCCTGGACGAGGCCCAGAATACGACCCGCGAGCAGATGTTCATGGCGCTGACCCGCCTCGGCGAGGAGTCGCGGATGGTGGTCACGGGCGATGGATCGCAGATCGATTTGAAGCCCCACGTGCCGTCCGGCCTCTTTGAGGCGGAGCGGGCGCTGGCAGGTGTCGAGGGCATTGATTTCGTGCGCTTTACGGGTGCGGACGTCGTTCGCCACCCGGTCGTCGGGCGCATCATCGAGGCATACGATGCGCATCGGTCATCGGTTTCGTAA
- a CDS encoding DUF433 domain-containing protein — translation MISPSGDRQSLLGRIVIDPEICHGKPVVRGLRYTVESLLEYLAGGDSVDDILAEFPDLEREDLLACLQHAAVSMKVHSRHLAVA, via the coding sequence ATGATCAGCCCCTCGGGAGACCGCCAGTCGTTGCTTGGCAGGATCGTGATCGATCCGGAGATCTGCCATGGCAAGCCCGTGGTGCGCGGACTGCGCTACACGGTGGAGTCGCTTCTGGAATACCTCGCCGGCGGGGACAGCGTGGACGACATTCTGGCGGAATTTCCTGACTTGGAGCGCGAAGACCTTCTCGCCTGTCTTCAACACGCGGCTGTCTCGATGAAGGTGCATTCCCGTCATCTGGCGGTCGCATGA
- a CDS encoding ABC transporter permease: MNTWTIFKRELSSYFSQPTAYAIIVVFLLLSLGFAFTFGNFMRVGDASLEYSFFFWHPWIFMVLVPAVGMKLWSDEQRTGTIELLGTFPISVWSAIFGKYLAACLVWLVALLLTFPIVITVNWLGDPDNGVILAGYLGSFLVCCTFLAVTMLASACTRDQVVCLIIAVVLCVGMVLFGYDDFVREAGKATSENVGNALSSLGVWDHFRSLSRGSLRLQDAVWFGSIIITSLLGTSAILSAKRA, from the coding sequence ATGAACACCTGGACCATCTTCAAGCGCGAGCTTTCCAGTTACTTCAGCCAGCCGACGGCCTACGCGATCATCGTCGTGTTCCTGCTGCTCTCGCTGGGCTTTGCCTTCACCTTCGGGAACTTCATGCGCGTGGGCGATGCCTCGCTGGAGTACTCCTTCTTCTTCTGGCACCCGTGGATCTTCATGGTGCTGGTGCCCGCCGTGGGCATGAAGCTGTGGTCGGACGAGCAACGCACCGGCACGATCGAGCTGCTCGGCACCTTCCCCATCTCGGTGTGGAGCGCCATCTTCGGCAAGTATCTCGCCGCCTGCCTGGTGTGGCTGGTGGCGCTGCTGCTCACCTTCCCCATCGTCATCACGGTGAATTGGCTGGGCGACCCGGACAATGGCGTGATCCTCGCCGGCTACCTCGGCAGCTTCCTCGTCTGCTGCACCTTCCTCGCCGTGACCATGCTGGCATCCGCCTGCACGCGGGACCAGGTGGTGTGCCTCATCATCGCCGTGGTCCTCTGCGTGGGCATGGTGCTCTTCGGCTACGATGACTTCGTGCGCGAGGCTGGCAAGGCGACCTCGGAAAACGTGGGGAATGCCCTCAGCTCGCTGGGCGTGTGGGATCACTTCCGCTCGCTGAGCCGCGGCTCCCTCCGCCTGCAGGATGCCGTGTGGTTCGGCTCCATCATCATCACCTCGCTGCTGGGCACCAGCGCGATCCTCTCCGCCAAGCGCGCCTAA
- a CDS encoding Gldg family protein has protein sequence MSKQAKASHPIGRAALAITALGVIAVSANLLVSSLRIGYKNIDFTENKVHTLSEGTRGILKELGAPVTIRYYATRTSDYMPEDLKLHMRRVDDLLAEYQNLSNGKLRVEQLDPQPDTDAEDAANLDGIRGQRLDDQNLYFGMAVSCIDSTATIPFIDPSQETMLEYEISKAIAEVSRKEKPVIGLMSGLPIAGNQNPMMMMQGQQGSPPWVFYSQLAQSYEVKDLTMTPEAIDPSLSMLLVFHPAEITPEAEFAIDQYLLQGGTVVACVDPYSVAAQMTGGGNPMMGGGGNPTASTLPTLLPAWGVTMSTQVVGDLNYQTVMNGNRPAVAVLTIPKEGMPQVDNVLTRDLNSLTFFLPGALTKTGGSGVSMNSLVKSSDKAGLVDAMKASQLDPALSRTIKDMKSYDLVMHLKGNFKSAFPKGKPGAEEPKPETPEGEEKKEEKPAHLTEATKEGNVFLISDIDVFFDQFAYRVQRLGGMQMAQPINGNSSLLFNIVDQAASSGHLIGARSRAAIARPFTKIKDIESEFDRDYGQKVEEKQAELTKLEEELMQIAQQRQQNGVVYMTGEVETKYKELTAKKVEAQKELRELEKNLKREKDRISGNATLYNVAFMPLFVILAGFGLFIKRRAATRAR, from the coding sequence ATGAGCAAGCAAGCCAAGGCCTCCCACCCGATCGGGCGCGCCGCACTCGCGATCACCGCCCTCGGCGTCATCGCCGTGTCGGCCAATCTCCTGGTCTCCTCGCTGAGAATCGGTTACAAGAACATCGACTTCACGGAAAACAAGGTCCACACGCTTTCCGAAGGCACCCGCGGCATCCTGAAGGAGCTGGGAGCCCCCGTCACCATCCGCTACTACGCTACCCGTACTTCGGACTACATGCCGGAGGACCTGAAGCTCCACATGCGCCGCGTGGACGACCTGCTGGCGGAGTATCAGAATCTCTCGAACGGCAAGCTGCGGGTGGAGCAACTCGATCCCCAGCCCGACACCGATGCAGAGGACGCCGCGAACCTCGATGGCATCCGCGGCCAGCGCCTCGATGACCAGAATCTCTACTTCGGCATGGCGGTTTCGTGCATCGATAGCACGGCCACCATCCCCTTCATCGACCCCAGCCAGGAGACGATGCTGGAGTATGAGATCTCCAAGGCCATCGCCGAAGTCTCGCGCAAGGAGAAGCCGGTCATCGGCCTGATGTCCGGCCTGCCCATCGCAGGAAATCAGAACCCGATGATGATGATGCAGGGCCAGCAAGGCTCGCCACCGTGGGTCTTCTACTCCCAGCTCGCGCAATCCTACGAGGTCAAGGACCTGACCATGACCCCGGAGGCGATCGATCCATCGCTCTCCATGCTGCTTGTATTCCACCCGGCGGAAATCACGCCGGAAGCGGAGTTCGCCATCGACCAATACCTGCTCCAGGGCGGCACGGTAGTGGCATGCGTCGATCCCTACTCGGTCGCCGCGCAGATGACCGGCGGAGGCAATCCGATGATGGGCGGCGGAGGCAATCCCACCGCGTCCACGCTTCCAACGCTGCTCCCCGCATGGGGCGTCACGATGAGCACTCAGGTCGTTGGCGACCTGAACTACCAGACCGTGATGAATGGCAATCGCCCCGCCGTGGCCGTGCTGACCATTCCAAAGGAGGGCATGCCTCAAGTGGACAACGTGCTCACCCGGGATCTGAATAGCCTGACCTTCTTCCTACCCGGCGCACTGACCAAGACCGGCGGCTCCGGTGTCTCGATGAATTCACTGGTGAAGTCCTCGGACAAGGCGGGCCTGGTCGATGCGATGAAGGCATCGCAGCTCGATCCCGCCTTGAGCCGCACCATCAAGGACATGAAGTCCTATGACCTGGTGATGCACCTCAAGGGCAACTTCAAGTCCGCCTTCCCGAAGGGCAAGCCGGGCGCGGAAGAACCCAAGCCCGAAACCCCGGAAGGCGAGGAAAAGAAGGAAGAGAAACCCGCCCACCTCACCGAGGCGACCAAGGAGGGCAATGTCTTCCTGATCTCCGACATCGACGTCTTCTTCGACCAGTTCGCCTACCGCGTGCAGCGCCTAGGCGGCATGCAGATGGCGCAGCCGATCAACGGAAACTCCTCGCTACTCTTCAACATCGTGGACCAGGCCGCTTCCTCCGGCCACCTCATCGGTGCCCGCAGCCGCGCGGCGATCGCCCGCCCCTTCACGAAGATCAAGGACATCGAGAGCGAGTTCGACCGCGACTACGGCCAGAAGGTCGAGGAGAAGCAAGCCGAACTCACCAAGCTCGAGGAAGAGCTCATGCAGATCGCCCAGCAGCGCCAGCAGAACGGGGTGGTCTACATGACCGGCGAGGTCGAAACGAAGTACAAGGAACTCACCGCCAAGAAGGTCGAAGCCCAGAAGGAGCTGCGAGAACTGGAGAAAAACCTGAAGCGCGAGAAGGACCGGATCTCCGGCAATGCCACGCTCTACAACGTGGCCTTCATGCCGCTCTTCGTCATTCTGGCCGGTTTCGGCCTCTTCATCAAACGCCGTGCCGCAACCCGCGCCCGCTAA
- a CDS encoding DUF4340 domain-containing protein, with protein sequence MNKRQVVVLWITALLLAMAAYFSWTGKSKGFESKTQRSRGQTVLAEFPAEQVAKLKVSSGDETTTLVRKDGKWTVDEREGYPAKTASVTDFLRSLAEVQVVEGVEADPSYAPRFGMDPKSSKPEERGTEVVMSNDAGTEIAHITLGKNLQSASEDPMAAMMGGGGAVGRFIRNHSDSSGVYKVSEMFSALTPEPQRWLDEEFLKVEKIKSITVSPKAKPDEVDWKVARAEENGEFALDGAKAGESLDATVGNTLKSLFSYSRFEDVVPAKKAEEIAKPEDKRTIKIETFEGFAYTITLTATEAEKPKDADPEAPAPAPEESYLMTVDVAATLPAERKKDEKETEEDAKTKDKAFTDRKAELEKRLAAEKAFAGKTFKVTTYTVDALLKGRADILTKPEAPAAAGAPGSAMPFPPGAGAATAPIQIPPMPPRKPVEAVTPPISIPPAEEREAAPAEEEEQPAEEQPAEEKPPGE encoded by the coding sequence ATGAACAAACGCCAAGTCGTTGTCCTCTGGATCACCGCCCTCCTGCTGGCCATGGCCGCCTACTTCTCGTGGACCGGCAAGTCGAAGGGCTTTGAAAGCAAGACCCAGCGCAGCCGCGGCCAGACCGTGCTCGCCGAATTTCCCGCCGAGCAGGTGGCAAAGCTGAAGGTAAGCTCCGGCGACGAGACGACCACGCTGGTCCGCAAGGACGGCAAGTGGACCGTCGATGAGCGCGAAGGCTACCCGGCGAAGACCGCATCGGTGACGGATTTCCTCCGCTCACTCGCCGAGGTGCAGGTCGTCGAGGGCGTCGAGGCCGATCCTTCCTACGCCCCGCGATTCGGCATGGACCCGAAGTCCAGCAAGCCGGAAGAGCGCGGCACCGAGGTGGTGATGTCGAATGACGCCGGCACCGAGATCGCCCACATCACGCTGGGCAAGAACCTGCAGTCCGCCAGCGAGGACCCGATGGCGGCGATGATGGGTGGCGGCGGTGCCGTCGGACGCTTCATTCGCAATCATTCCGACTCGAGCGGAGTTTACAAGGTGAGCGAGATGTTCTCCGCGCTGACTCCCGAGCCGCAGCGCTGGCTCGATGAGGAATTCCTCAAGGTCGAGAAGATCAAGAGCATCACCGTGAGCCCGAAGGCCAAGCCCGACGAGGTGGACTGGAAGGTGGCGCGCGCCGAGGAGAACGGCGAATTCGCACTCGATGGTGCGAAGGCTGGCGAGTCGCTCGACGCAACGGTCGGCAACACGCTGAAGAGCCTCTTCTCCTACTCGCGTTTCGAGGACGTCGTGCCCGCCAAGAAGGCCGAAGAGATCGCCAAGCCGGAGGACAAGCGCACGATCAAGATCGAGACATTTGAAGGCTTCGCCTACACCATCACCCTCACGGCGACGGAAGCCGAGAAGCCGAAGGACGCCGATCCCGAAGCTCCCGCCCCTGCTCCAGAAGAAAGCTACCTGATGACGGTGGACGTGGCCGCAACGCTGCCTGCCGAGCGCAAGAAGGACGAGAAGGAGACCGAGGAAGACGCCAAGACGAAGGACAAGGCATTCACCGATCGCAAGGCGGAGCTTGAGAAGCGCCTCGCCGCGGAAAAGGCGTTCGCGGGCAAGACTTTCAAGGTGACCACCTACACCGTGGATGCACTGCTGAAGGGCCGCGCCGATATCCTGACGAAGCCGGAAGCCCCCGCTGCCGCAGGCGCACCCGGCAGTGCGATGCCCTTCCCGCCCGGCGCCGGTGCCGCCACCGCGCCGATCCAGATCCCGCCGATGCCGCCACGCAAGCCGGTGGAAGCCGTGACGCCTCCGATCTCCATCCCGCCAGCAGAGGAACGCGAAGCCGCTCCTGCGGAAGAGGAAGAGCAGCCTGCCGAGGAACAGCCCGCGGAAGAAAAGCCGCCGGGCGAGTAA
- a CDS encoding alpha/beta hydrolase — translation MDLPEFRNRVGEKLDTSFHPGNRDDVLVLLGHGVTGNKDRPLLVAAAEGLAAKGWPCLRISWSGNGNSEGDFRHATITKEGRDLRDILDALPPGLKVAYIGHSMGGAVGVSVAAEDSRIRVLVSLAGMVRTEAFYEREFSGVVADKGFMWDEPACPLSQKHVDDFCAIGDLFDEVGQINVPWLLIHGTEDDVVLPEDSRDAYDTAEEPKRLIEIKGAGHSFDESSYPQVVSSIADWLDEYLA, via the coding sequence ATGGATCTTCCCGAATTCCGCAACCGAGTCGGCGAGAAGCTCGACACCTCCTTCCATCCCGGCAACCGCGATGACGTGCTCGTCCTGCTCGGGCACGGCGTCACGGGGAACAAGGACCGGCCGCTGCTGGTGGCCGCAGCCGAAGGACTGGCCGCGAAGGGCTGGCCATGCCTGCGCATCTCGTGGTCGGGCAATGGAAACTCGGAGGGCGACTTCCGCCATGCCACCATCACGAAGGAAGGCCGCGACCTCCGCGACATCCTCGATGCCCTGCCACCGGGGCTGAAGGTCGCCTACATCGGCCACAGCATGGGCGGTGCCGTCGGCGTGTCCGTGGCTGCGGAGGACTCGCGCATCCGCGTGCTGGTCTCGCTGGCCGGCATGGTGCGCACGGAGGCCTTTTACGAACGGGAATTCAGCGGCGTGGTCGCGGACAAGGGCTTCATGTGGGACGAGCCGGCCTGCCCGCTTTCCCAGAAGCACGTGGATGACTTCTGCGCCATCGGCGATCTCTTCGACGAGGTCGGCCAGATCAATGTCCCATGGCTGCTCATCCACGGCACGGAGGATGACGTGGTGCTCCCGGAGGACAGCCGCGATGCCTACGACACGGCGGAGGAGCCGAAGCGCTTGATCGAGATCAAGGGCGCCGGGCATTCCTTCGATGAATCCAGCTACCCGCAGGTCGTCTCGTCGATCGCCGATTGGCTGGACGAGTATCTGGCCTGA